TCCGGTACGTCGTGCTCGCGCAGGTAGCGCGCCATCGCCACGCCCTCGGGGATGTCCTCACCCGGTCCCTGGCCGCCGCTGACGACGATCTTCACATCGGGATTGGTACGACGCTCAGCCAGGAACGTCTCCCGCGCCGTATCGAGGCGGCTGGCCAGCAGCGGCGGCACGCGCTCGCCCATCAGCCCGGAGCCCAGCGCGACCACGTAGTCGACGCCAGGCCGGTAGCCGACGCGGCGGTAGATCAGCGAGTAGGCGAAGTAGGCGACGAAGAGGAACCCGAAGTAGCCGACGATCATCGTCATCGCGACAAAGAGGCTCTGCACGATCCACGGCAGCTGCGGACGGCTGAGCACCAGCAGCGCAATGAGCAGGTAGCCAATGATCGCGCCACCGACGACCAGCGACAGCAAATTGGCGAGGCTCTTGCCTTCGCGGCGCAGCATCTGGACGCCGTTGATGATCAGGAAGATCGCCAGTATGGCGGCAAAAGCCGGCACCGCGAGCACCACCAGCATGAACGCGACCTCGGCGCCCACCGGCCGACGCTGCCCGGCCTCGACGAGCAGCGCGAGCCCGCCGAAGCAGAGCGCCAGCAGCAGATAGACGCCGTTGCGAGTACGCCGACGGTCACGCCAGAAGCCGTACGCAAAAAGCGCGGCAAAGACCGCCGCCGCGATCCCGAGGAACCACGTCACCGCTCGCGCCCCTTCGCCGCGACCGTGCGCGGCGTTACTTCGACAGCGACGTACCCGCCGACAGCAGGTTTTCGCACGCCTCGACGACGCGCGCGCTCATCGCGGCCTCGGCGAGCTTCATGTAGGAGCGCGGGTCGTAGACCTTCTTGTTGCCGACGTCGCCGTCGACCTTGAGCACGCCGTCGTAGTTGGTGAACATGTGCCCGGCGATCGGTCGGGTGAAGGCGTACTGGGTGTCGGTGTCGATGTTCATCTTGACCACGCCGTACGACAGCGCCTCACGGATCTCCTCCAGCAGCGAGCCCGAGCCCCCGTGGAAGACCAGGTCGAACGGCTTGTCACCGGTGCCGAGCTTGGCCGCGACGACCTCCTGGCCGGTCTTGAGTACGTCGGGGCGCAGCTTGACGTTGCCGGGCTTGTAGACGCCGTGCACGTTGCCGAAGGTGGCCGCGAGCAGGTAGCGACCCTTGTCGCCGGTGCCGAGCGCCTCGGCGGTCTTCAGGTAGTCGTCATCGGTTGTGTAGAGCTTCTCGTTGATCGCGTTTTCGACGCCGTCTTCCTCGCCGCCGACCACGCCGACCTCGACCTCGAGGATGATGTTGGCCTTCTGGCACTCGGCGAGCAGCTCCTGGGCGATCTGCAGGTTTTCCTCGAGCGGTACGGCGCTGCCGTCCCACATGTGCGACTGAAACAGTGGGTTGCCGCCGTCGGCGACACGCTCCTGGGAGATCTTGATCAACGGGCGGACGTAGCCGTCGAGCTTGTCCTTGGGGCAGTGGTCGGTGTGCAGAGCGATGTTGACGTCGTACTCGGCCGCGACGACGTGCGCGAACTCCGCGAGCGCGACGGCGCCGGTGACCATGTCCTTCACACCCAGCCCGGAGCCGAACTCCGCGCCACCGGTCGAGACCTGGATGATGCCGTCGGAACCGGCGTCGGCGAAGCCCTTGATCGCGGCGTTGATGGTCTCCGACGAGGTGATGTTGATGGCCGGGTAGGCGAAGCCCTGCTCCTTAGCGCGGTCCAGCATCTGCGCGTAGATCTCGGGGGTTGCGATGGGCATGAGGGCTCCTTCGTCGGCGGTCACTGCACGTTAAGCGATGTCGTTGCCCCACATTATGGACGGTCGGCCCTGCGCGTTGGTACGTCGGTGGTGCCGTCTCGCGACGGAATTGAGCGCGCGAAGTTGTCCACAGGCCCGCGTGTCATCCACTTTGGTGCATTTGGGGCCGGCCTGATGTGGGTCGCGCTCGCCAGTCTGAGCGCATGAAGCTGCAGTCCTCACGCATCGAACCGACCGAGCGGGCCGAGCGGGCCGAGCGGGCCGAGCAGACGGCGGCGAGTACGGCGCTCGTCGTCACCGCCGACGAGCGGCTGCGCGAGCGGGTGCACCGAATCCTCGCCGCGACCGGCCGCGCGATGCTCAGCGCGACGGCGGCCGAAGCCGACGAACGCTGGAGCGAGGCCGACGTCGTACTCGTCGATGTCGCCTCGGCTGCGGCGGTCGCTGACCTCGACCCGCCGCGGAGAGAGCGGGTCTACCTCATCAGCGACGGTCCGGTCCCTGAGTCCGCGTGGCGGGAGTGCGTCGCGATCGGGGGCCTGGACGCGGTCGATCTCGATGAGCACGCGCACTGGCTCGTCGAGCAGATCAGCGCGCCCGCGCGGCCGGTCGCGCACGGTCGCGTGCTGGGAGTGACCGGCGCCTGTGGCGGCGTCGGTGCGTCGACGACGACGGCCGCCCTCGCTCTCGCCGCAACGCAGGTTGAGCTGAAGGTGCTGGTCGTCGACGCCGACGAGCGCGGCGGGCAGCTCGACCTCCTGCTCGACGGGGCGCACCCCGGGCTGGGGTGGGGTGATCTGCAGCAGCTCACCGGTCGCGTCAGCGGCGAGGCGCTACGTTCGGCGATCACCACCTTCGGTGATATTCCGGTCGTCACGACGGGGCGCGAGCAACCGCCGTGCGAGATCCCGTTTGACGCACTGCGCACGGTGGTCGCAGCGGGCGCCGGCGCGTTTGACCTGACCTTGCTCGACGTCCCGGCGTACGCCGACATCGCCGACATAGCAGCGATCTGTGACCTTCTCGCCGTCGTGACGACCTCGGACGCCCGCGGCGGACTGAGCCTGCGGCGCTGGCGCGAACGTCACGAGGAGCTCGACGCGATCGTCGCAGCCCGCACGCCGCACCGCCATTGTCTGCCCACCGACGCGTTCACCGACCTCGCCGGTGACAGCGCGGACGTCGTATGGCTCAGCGAGATCCGGCGCTCGGCGGAGCGGTTCGGGCGGTCGCGGCCCGGCGTGGTGCCCCGCGATCGGATCGTCGATGACGCAGTCTCTCTCATCACCGTGGTCGGGCTGTGATGAACCCGCGCTTTGCCGGCACCATCGAGGAAGTACGCCGCGAGCTCGCTGCCGACCCCGAGCGCGCGACGCCTGAGCAGATCGCCGACCTCGTGCGATCGCACACGCATGGGCTGATCAGCGACCGAGACCTCTACGACGTACTCAGCGCGACGCACGCGGAGGTGGGCGGCGCGGGGCCGCTAGAGCCGCTGCTCGGCGACCCACAGGTGACCGACGTACTCGTCAACGGACCGCGTTCGGTCTGGGTCGACCGAGGCGCCGGACTCGAGCGCACGTCGGTCGACCTCGGCGACGACGACGCCGTGCGGACGCTCGCCCAACGCCTCGCCGCCCGCGCAGGGCGGCGGCTCGATGGCGCAAATCCGTGGGTTGACGTCACGCTGCCCGACGGCGGCCGGCTGCATGCCGTCATCTCCCCGATCAGCTCGGCTGGAGCGCTGATCTCGGTGCGCACCATGCGCCGTCGCCAGCTCGGCCTCGACGCACTCGTGGCCGGCGGGCTGCCTGCAGAGGTCGTCGATCTGCTCGTCGAGATCGTGCGCTCGCGCCTGTCGTTTCTGGTGTGCGGCGGCACCGGCTCGGGCAAGACGACGCTGCTGTCGATGTTGCTGGAGTACGCCGATCCGGCCGAACGCGTGCTCGTGGTCGAAGACGCCGACGAGCTGCGTCCGGATCATCCGCACACCGTCAAGCTGCTGTCGCGCCCACCCAATATCGAAGGCAGTGGCGAGATCACCCTGCGTACGTTGGTCCGCCAGTCGCTGCGGATGCGCCCGGACCGGGTCGTCGTCGGCGAGGTGCGCGGCCCGGAGATCGTCGAGCTGCTGATGGCGCTCAACACCGGACATCGCGGCGGTGCGGGCACGATCCACGCCAACGGCGTCCACGACGTGCCGGCGCGCATCGTCGCGCTCGCCTCGCTCGCTGACCTGTCGCCGGCTGCAGTCACGGTTCAGATGAGCGCGGCGCTTGACGTGCTGGTGCACGTCGACCGCGGACCGGACGGAGTACGCCGGGTCGCTGAGATCGCGGTTATTGCTGAAGAACACGGCCGACCGCTCGTGCGCACGGTGTGGGATCTGCGGGACGGGTTCACCGCTGATGCCGCGCTGCTCGATGCCCGGCTCACTGGGGGTATCGGCTCGTGACGGCGGCGAGCCAGGCTTGGGCGCTGGGTGGTTCGCGGATGGGGGCTCTCGGCGACAGCCAGCTGTGGACTCTCAGCGACAACCGGATGTGGGCCCTCGTCGCGGCGCTCGGCGCGTGCGCGATCGCTCTCTGGCCGGGGCGCACGGTCCGGGCAGCGGCCCGTCGTCCGAGAGCACGCTCGCTGCTCTCCACAGCGCGGCTGACCCGACCGCACACCAAGCGCGCCGCGATCGTCGCCGGTGCTGGGCTCGGAGCCGCGGGCGGCCTGTTTGCCGGGCCGCTGCCGGCGCTCGCCCTCGCCATCGCGGGATCGACCGCGGCACAGGCGATCTTCGGCGCCCTGCAGGCACGGTCCCTCGGCGCTCGCCGCGCGGCAGACGTCGAGACGTTGCAGTCGCTGGCCGACGAGCTACGGGCCGGGCAAGACATCGCGGCAGCGATGACGGTCGCCGGTGACTCTGCAGACAGCGCGCTCGCCCCGGGACTTCGGGCGGCAGGTGCCGCCGTCCGGTTCGGCGCCGACCCGGGACCGCTGCTCACCACCGAGTCCGACAGCCCGCACGCCACCCGACTTGCGGCGCTCTACTCGCTCGCGCAGGCGCGCGGCGTACCCCTCGCCGACGCCGTCGACGACCTGGCCGCCCTGGGACGCGCCCAGCTTGCCGCAGAACGCCGCATGCGTTCCCTGCTGGCCGGCCCCAACGCGACCGCAGTGCTGCTCTGCCTGCTGCCGGTCTTCGGTTTGGTGATGGGCGAGGCGATCGGCGCGTCGCCGATCGCCTACCTGACCGGCTCGATCGGCGGCGGCCTCGTGTTGATCGCCGGGGTCGTGCTCGCCAGCGTCGGCGCGCTCTGGACCCAGGCGCTGGTCGCTCGCGCGCGAGGTGCCGGATGAGTGCCGTCGCGTTGTTCTTGCTCGGGGCGGCCCTGTGGGCGCTGCCCGGCGTACGTCGCACCGCGCTCCCGCTCGGCCCCTCGCTGCCTGTCGCGACACGGTCCTCACGGTCGCGCTCGATACCCAAACCCATGCTGGCAGGACTGCTCGGACTCGCCGTCGCACTCACTGTCGGCGGGACCGGCGGTGCGGTGGCGGGGACGGTCGCGGCCGCGATTGCACTTTTGTTGCTTCGGCGCAGTGCGTCGGCAGCCGCCGCGCAGGCCGCGCGCGACCAGCCGGATCTCGATGGCGCGCTCACTGTGGCAGCGCTGCTGCTGCGGTCGGGTTCGCCGCCGGCGCAGGCGATGGTCGATGCCACTCGCGTATTTCCTATCCCGGCAGCAGCCACGTTTGCCAAGACTCAACGGCTCATCGCCCTCGGTCACCCACCGGTGCGCGCCTGGCAAGAGGCGGCGCGCGACTCCGCCATCCGGCCCATCGCGTCGGCGGCGGTGCGGTCGAGCGCGTCGGGCGCAGCGCTCGCCGAGGCGTGGAGCGCACTCGCTCGCCAGGCACGTGCCGATCGCGAGTCACGCGCCGAGGTGCGCGCCCAACGCACCGGGATCGCCGTACTCGCCCCGCTCGGGCTGTGCTTCCTCCCGGCCTTTGTGTGTATTGGCGTCGTCCCGATCGTCGTCGGGCTGGCCGGCGACATCTTCGGCTGAACCGCTTGAGCGGGCCACCACTTGTCCTATCCACCATTCCTATCCATTACCGAAAGGGGCACCACATGACACAGCGAATGCTCGCCTGGTCACGCCGGATCCGGCACGTCTACCTGCTACTGGTCGGCGTACTGCTCGCGCCACTTCGCGGCCGGCACCGGGAGGCGGGGATGACCACGGCCGAGTACGCCGTCGGGACGATCGCAGCAGCGGCGTTTGCCGCGATCCTCTACCAGGTCGTCACCGGCGACTCGATCGTCAGTGCACTTGGAAACCTGATCGCCAGGGCGCTGGCGTCGCTATGACCCGGCGGCAACGGTGACCAGGCGCTGGCGGCGCGAGCACGGGATGGTGACCGCCGAGCTGGCGGTCGCCATCCCGGCGGCGGTGTTCGTAGTCGCCGCGCTCGTGGCGGGCGTGGTCGGCGTCGGCGGACAGCTGCGGTGCATCGACGCCGCCCGCGAGGCCGCTCGAGCCGCAGCACGCGGTGAGTCTGACGCAGTGGTGCAGCAGATCGCAGCCGAGGTCGCGCCCGACGGTGCGACGGTCACGATCAGCGGCGGCGACGACACCGTGACCGTGGTGGTGCGAGCGACGTACTCACCGCTCGGTGGCCGGCTGGGTGAGTTCACGTTGGTCGGTGAGGCGACCGCACGCCGTGAGCCGACCGCCGGTGGCGGCGCGGACGAAGGGCCAGCACCGTGACTGCCCTCGACACCCAAGCCGACGATCCGGTGTCGGCAGCACAGTTTGCCGACAACCCGATCCCGACGTGGCCGGCAATACCACCGCTGCCGCCGGACAAGAGGTGGCTGCTCACGCCGGTGCACGTCGTCGACGCGCCCTGGCCGGTCGCCGAGCCTCCGGACTCCGGCGAGTTGCGGCAGCCGACGAAGAGGCCTCGACGTGGCGTCATCGACGACGAGCGCGGGAGCTCGACGGTGATCGTTGCCGGTTTGATCGCGCTGCTGTGCATCGTCGGGGTTGCGGTCCTGACGATCGGGATGGCGCGCGCGGCGCGGCATCAGGCCGATGCCGCAGCGGACCTTGCGGCGTTGGCGGCGGCGAGCGCACTGCTCGACGGATCGGCCGAGCCGTGCACTGCGGCAAACGAGGTGGCGGCACGCAACGGCGCCACCTTGGCTGGCTGCGCGATCGAGGGTCAGACCGTGCGAGTCAACGTGACTGTTGCGGTCAATCTTGGGAGGTGGGGTATCGGACAAGCAGGAGCGCGCGCCCGCGCAGGTCCCGTCGACGTCATGCCGACTGGCTAGCCGATTCAACCGGCCTTGAGCTGCGAACAGCCACCGTGCCGGCCTGTCCGCTCATCAAGCGAGCGCTGCCTCTACGTCAGTCGCTGCGAAGTCGTCGCCGACGTAGAGCAACGGTTCGCCGCTCAGCACAGACAGCGCATACGCGAAGCAGTCGCCGAAGTTGAGCTTCGCGGGGTGGCCGCTGCCGCGGCCGAAGCGCCGATAGGCCGAGCGAGCAACGTGAGCCTGCTCGGCGGTTACCGGCTCAAGATCAATGCCCATCGACTCGATCGTGTTGCCGAAGCCATCGCGATCCAAGCCGGATCGGCTGTCCACAACGATCGCAGCTTCCAGCCAGTTGGCGACCGACATCCGCGATGGCGCATCCAGCAGCGCTTGTGCGATCCGTTCCCATCCGTCCTCGCGCTGGAGCACCGCGAGGACGGCAGAAGCGTCGACGATCACCTCGGCAGCCCGGTCGACTCGTCATAAAGGTCGGCGATTTCTCGCGGGGCCGTGGTCGCAACCGGGGCCGCGAGAAACTGGGCGCTGAACTCCATGATCCGTGCGAGTCGCCGTTCCCTATCGGCCTGATCGGGATCCACGCCGCGCTCACGAAGCAGCAACACGAGAGCTTCCTCTATCGCGCTTGTCAGCGTCCCGCCTGTTACGCGAGCGGCCTCGCGCGCAAGGTCATGGACTCGATCGTTCTTGATGTTCAGGCTCATGGTTGCATTCTACCAATTGGTAGCGGTGTAACTCTACCTTCGCGATTCGCGGCAATCTAATTTGCGTCGGCGCGGATCAGCTCGGCCATCCGTTCACCCACGAGTACGGCGCTCGCAGCTGGCCCGCGGCTCGGCGCGAACGGCAGGATCGACGTGTCTCCGACACGCAACCCGTCGATGCCGTGCACCCGCCCATAACCGTCGACGACAGCACCGGCCTCCGGGTCTGCGCCCATGGCACACGATCCGCACGCGTGGATGGCCGTCGCCAGGTGCGTCCGCGCCCACGCGTCCAGCGCCGCGTCATCCTCAAGCGTCGAGCCATCCAGGTCAGTCACCGAACCCAGCAGCTCGCCGAACGCCGGCGAGCGCAGCAGCTGCACGCCGGCCCGTACGGCCTCACGCATCCGCCTGCGATCATCGACCTGCTCGAGGTAGTGGTAGTCCAGGCGCGGCGCGACGCTCGGGTCAGCGCTCGTGACCGTGATACTCCCCCGCGACTGCGCCCGCTGCACGGCCGCAATCACGGCCAGCTCGTGCTTGTGCGCGAGCTGAGATGCGGTGCGCCGCAGCGACATTCCGGCGATCGAGCGCACCGCGGCGACCGGACGTGCAGCGAGCCGGCGCAGTCCGGCGTACTCGCCGCCGCCGATGCCCAGCAAGGCCGAGGTCGGGCGCAGCAGCGGCATGAGCTCAAGATCGCCGTCGGCCGTCGAGTCAGTCGAGTTGAAGTTGAGCGCCGCCTCCAGGGCCGTCGCCGGTCGCGGCAACCGAGCCCCGCGACGGGTCGTCCACTGCACAAACACCTCGGGGTGATCGCTGAAGCCCTTGCCAACGCCAGGCAGCCCCACCACAACCTCGATCCCCGCAGCCACCAGCTCCTCCGGTGGCCCCAGCCCCGACAGCGCGAGCAGGTGCGGGCTGCCGATCGCCCCCGCGCTCAGCACCACCTCATCGGCCCAGAGACTCTCGCCGCCGACCAGCTCGACACCCGCGGCCCGCGTCCCACGCAGCAGCACCCGGCGCACCTGCGCCTCGCCGCGCACCGCCAGGTTCGGCCGATCGAGATTCGGATAGAGATACGCCATCGCGGTGTTGACCCGGCGTCCGTCGGCGACGTTCATCGGCACCATGCCCACACCGGGGCGCTGCTCGCCGTTCTTGTCGGTCTCATCGACAAAACCGAGCTCGCGGCTAGCGGCAGCAAACGCCGCAGTGATGGGGTGCTGATCGCTCTCGGCACGGCGCACGATCGGCAGCGGGCCGTGAACGCCGTGCCCCGAGAGCCCACCGAAGTCGAGGTCTCGTTCGGCGCGTTCCATCGCCGGCAGGCACTCGTCGTAGGACCACTGAACACCGGCGAGTGCGGCGTACTCGTCGAGGTCGGCGCGGCGCGGGCGCACATAGTAGGCGCCGTTGAGCGCGGTCGATCCGCCGGCGATCCGGCCGCGCGCCACCGTGTAGGCCAGCTCCGGGGTGAGCTGCGCGAGGTAGGACCAGTTGTTGGGGTGCCCGGGTACGGCGCCGGCGAGCGAGGCCGGGTCGAGCAGTTCCCGCGGGAACGCCGCGACGCTCCCCGGCACCGGGCCGGCCTCCAGCAGCAACACCCGACACGAAGGGTCTTCGCTCAGCCGGGCCGCGAGCGGCGCCCCGGAGCCGCCGGCGCCGACCACGATCACGTCGTACCCGGTCACTGTGCCTCCCTGAGCGATTCGGCGAGCAGCCGGAGTACGGCGATCGCGCCGCGCTTGTCGAGCGGGTCGTTGCCGTTGCCGCACTTCGGCGACTGCACGCACGACGGGCAGCCCGATTCGCACTCGCACGCCTCGATCGCCTGCCGCGTCGCTTCCAGCCATTCCAGCGCGCGCTCGAACCCCTGCTCGGCAAACCCGGCGCCACCCGGATGCCCGTCGTAGACAAACACGCTGGGGCGCAGGGTATCTGGGTGCATCGCGGTCGAGACGCCGCCGATGTCCCATCGGTCGCAGGTCGCAATGAGCGGCAACAATCCGATTGCGGCGTGCTCGGCGGCGTGCAGTGCGCCCGGCAGCATCGCCGCCACCTGGTCGGGCGGTCCGAGCGCGTCGACCGCCTCCTGCGACAGCGTCCACAGCATCGCTCGGGTGCGCAGCTGGCGCACTGGCAGATCGAGCGCGGTCTGGTCGATGACCTCGCTCGTGCTCGGGTTGCGTCGTTGGAACGAGACGACCTGGCTGCTCACCTCGACGTCGACGAAGTGCACGTCGGCGCGCGGCGTACTCCGCGAACGCAGCACCTCGACCAGCCGGATGTCGGTGTGCTCCTGGGAGTACGTCGTGTAGGGCGGGTCCTCGCTGTGCATGAACGCCGCGCTTTCGTCGTGGTCGAGCTCGTCGACCAGCCAGGTGTCTCCGCGGTGCAGGTAGACCGCGCCAGGGTGCACGGTGCTGTCGGCCGCCGAGGCGTCGATCGTGCCGATGAGCTGGCCGGTGTCGCTCTCGACGAGCGCGACGGTCGACCCGCTGCCGCGAATGTCGAGGGACGGCGGTTCGAGCTCGCTGTAGAACCAGCCCGCGGGGCGGCGGCGTACGACGCGCTGCTCGGCGAGCTCGTCGAGCACCTCACGCGCGGTCTCGCCGCCAAACAGCTCGTCGATCTCGCGGTCGGTCAGGGGCAGCTCGTAGGCGGCGCAGGCGAGCTGCGGCGCGAGCACATAGCGGTTGTCGGGGTCGATCACCGTCGCCTCGACCGGCCGGTCGAAGATCGCCTCCTGATGGTGGGTCAGGTAGGTGTCAAGCGGGTCGTCGCGGGCGACGAACACCGCGAGCGCGTCGTCGCGCCGGCGCCCCGCGCGACCGACCTGCTGCCACAGACTTGCCAGCGTGCCAGGGAATCCCGCGACGACCACCGCGTCGAGTCCGGCGATATCGATGCCGAGCTCGAGAGCGGTCGTGGCCGCTGCACCGAGCAACTCGCCGGACGACAAGGCCCGTTCGAGCGCCCGACGCTCGTCGGGCAGATAGCCCGCGCGGTACGCCGCGATCCGGCTGGCCAGCTCGCCTGCGCCGGCCTCGCGAAGGTGGTCTTGCGCGCTCAGCGTGACGATCTCGGCGGCGCGGCGTGAGCGCACAAACACCAGGGTGCGGCGCCCCTCGATGATCAAGTCAGCCAGCAGCCGTGCCGCCTCGGCCGTCGCGGTACGCCGGATCGGTGCGTCGTGCTCGCCCTTGAGCTCGGTCAACGGCGGCTCCCAGAGCGCAAAAGTACGCCGTCCGCGGGGAGCGCGAGCGCCGGTGACCGGCGTACACGACACACCGGTCAGCACCGAGGCGGCCTCGCCGGGGTTGCGCGCGGTTGCTGAGGCGAGGATGAAGGTCGGCTCGGCGCCGTACTTTGCGCACAGTCGGCGCAGCCGCCGGATCACGTGGGCGACGTGTGAGCCGAAGACTCCCCGATATATGTGGCATTCGTCGATCACGACGTAACGCAGACGACGTAGCAGCATGTGCCACTGGCCGTGTCGAGGCAGGATTCCCTTGCTGAGCATGTCGGGGTTGGTGAAGATCCACCGTGAGTGCTCGCGCGCCCACTGCCGGTCGTCGGGGCTGGTGTCGCCGTCGTACGCCGCCGCCCGGATCCCGTGGGCGCCGCCCGGATCGACGTCGAGCTCGCCGATCGCGCGCAGTTGGTCGTGCCCGAGCGCTTTGGTCGGCGAGATATAGAGGGCTTTCGATTTAGGGTCGTCAAGGAGCTCGGAGAGCACCGGCAGCTGGTAGCCCAGTGACTTGCCGGTCGCCGTACCCGTCGCAATCACCACCGAGTCACCCGCGCGCGCCAGCTCAGCGGCTTCGACTTGGTGCTCCCA
The nucleotide sequence above comes from Epidermidibacterium keratini. Encoded proteins:
- a CDS encoding YdcF family protein, producing MTWFLGIAAAVFAALFAYGFWRDRRRTRNGVYLLLALCFGGLALLVEAGQRRPVGAEVAFMLVVLAVPAFAAILAIFLIINGVQMLRREGKSLANLLSLVVGGAIIGYLLIALLVLSRPQLPWIVQSLFVAMTMIVGYFGFLFVAYFAYSLIYRRVGYRPGVDYVVALGSGLMGERVPPLLASRLDTARETFLAERRTNPDVKIVVSGGQGPGEDIPEGVAMARYLREHDVPDDAIIIEDASRTTQQNLAFSKALMAARTPTFRAVVVTNDYHAFRAATYDRKARLRAQVIGAPTARYFVPSATIREFVAILAASIWVHVGVCLLLIAFAVLTR
- the fbaA gene encoding class II fructose-bisphosphate aldolase, whose protein sequence is MPIATPEIYAQMLDRAKEQGFAYPAINITSSETINAAIKGFADAGSDGIIQVSTGGAEFGSGLGVKDMVTGAVALAEFAHVVAAEYDVNIALHTDHCPKDKLDGYVRPLIKISQERVADGGNPLFQSHMWDGSAVPLEENLQIAQELLAECQKANIILEVEVGVVGGEEDGVENAINEKLYTTDDDYLKTAEALGTGDKGRYLLAATFGNVHGVYKPGNVKLRPDVLKTGQEVVAAKLGTGDKPFDLVFHGGSGSLLEEIREALSYGVVKMNIDTDTQYAFTRPIAGHMFTNYDGVLKVDGDVGNKKVYDPRSYMKLAEAAMSARVVEACENLLSAGTSLSK
- the ssd gene encoding septum site-determining protein Ssd, giving the protein MKLQSSRIEPTERAERAERAEQTAASTALVVTADERLRERVHRILAATGRAMLSATAAEADERWSEADVVLVDVASAAAVADLDPPRRERVYLISDGPVPESAWRECVAIGGLDAVDLDEHAHWLVEQISAPARPVAHGRVLGVTGACGGVGASTTTAALALAATQVELKVLVVDADERGGQLDLLLDGAHPGLGWGDLQQLTGRVSGEALRSAITTFGDIPVVTTGREQPPCEIPFDALRTVVAAGAGAFDLTLLDVPAYADIADIAAICDLLAVVTTSDARGGLSLRRWRERHEELDAIVAARTPHRHCLPTDAFTDLAGDSADVVWLSEIRRSAERFGRSRPGVVPRDRIVDDAVSLITVVGL
- a CDS encoding TadA family conjugal transfer-associated ATPase; translated protein: MNPRFAGTIEEVRRELAADPERATPEQIADLVRSHTHGLISDRDLYDVLSATHAEVGGAGPLEPLLGDPQVTDVLVNGPRSVWVDRGAGLERTSVDLGDDDAVRTLAQRLAARAGRRLDGANPWVDVTLPDGGRLHAVISPISSAGALISVRTMRRRQLGLDALVAGGLPAEVVDLLVEIVRSRLSFLVCGGTGSGKTTLLSMLLEYADPAERVLVVEDADELRPDHPHTVKLLSRPPNIEGSGEITLRTLVRQSLRMRPDRVVVGEVRGPEIVELLMALNTGHRGGAGTIHANGVHDVPARIVALASLADLSPAAVTVQMSAALDVLVHVDRGPDGVRRVAEIAVIAEEHGRPLVRTVWDLRDGFTADAALLDARLTGGIGS
- a CDS encoding type II secretion system F family protein — protein: MGALGDSQLWTLSDNRMWALVAALGACAIALWPGRTVRAAARRPRARSLLSTARLTRPHTKRAAIVAGAGLGAAGGLFAGPLPALALAIAGSTAAQAIFGALQARSLGARRAADVETLQSLADELRAGQDIAAAMTVAGDSADSALAPGLRAAGAAVRFGADPGPLLTTESDSPHATRLAALYSLAQARGVPLADAVDDLAALGRAQLAAERRMRSLLAGPNATAVLLCLLPVFGLVMGEAIGASPIAYLTGSIGGGLVLIAGVVLASVGALWTQALVARARGAG
- a CDS encoding type II secretion system F family protein codes for the protein MSAVALFLLGAALWALPGVRRTALPLGPSLPVATRSSRSRSIPKPMLAGLLGLAVALTVGGTGGAVAGTVAAAIALLLLRRSASAAAAQAARDQPDLDGALTVAALLLRSGSPPAQAMVDATRVFPIPAAATFAKTQRLIALGHPPVRAWQEAARDSAIRPIASAAVRSSASGAALAEAWSALARQARADRESRAEVRAQRTGIAVLAPLGLCFLPAFVCIGVVPIVVGLAGDIFG
- a CDS encoding DUF4244 domain-containing protein, producing the protein MTQRMLAWSRRIRHVYLLLVGVLLAPLRGRHREAGMTTAEYAVGTIAAAAFAAILYQVVTGDSIVSALGNLIARALASL
- a CDS encoding TadE family type IV pilus minor pilin, with amino-acid sequence MTRRWRREHGMVTAELAVAIPAAVFVVAALVAGVVGVGGQLRCIDAAREAARAAARGESDAVVQQIAAEVAPDGATVTISGGDDTVTVVVRATYSPLGGRLGEFTLVGEATARREPTAGGGADEGPAP
- a CDS encoding Rv3654c family TadE-like protein, yielding MTALDTQADDPVSAAQFADNPIPTWPAIPPLPPDKRWLLTPVHVVDAPWPVAEPPDSGELRQPTKRPRRGVIDDERGSSTVIVAGLIALLCIVGVAVLTIGMARAARHQADAAADLAALAAASALLDGSAEPCTAANEVAARNGATLAGCAIEGQTVRVNVTVAVNLGRWGIGQAGARARAGPVDVMPTG
- a CDS encoding type II toxin-antitoxin system VapC family toxin; its protein translation is MIVDASAVLAVLQREDGWERIAQALLDAPSRMSVANWLEAAIVVDSRSGLDRDGFGNTIESMGIDLEPVTAEQAHVARSAYRRFGRGSGHPAKLNFGDCFAYALSVLSGEPLLYVGDDFAATDVEAALA
- a CDS encoding type II toxin-antitoxin system VapB family antitoxin; protein product: MSLNIKNDRVHDLAREAARVTGGTLTSAIEEALVLLLRERGVDPDQADRERRLARIMEFSAQFLAAPVATTAPREIADLYDESTGLPR
- a CDS encoding GMC family oxidoreductase, yielding MTGYDVIVVGAGGSGAPLAARLSEDPSCRVLLLEAGPVPGSVAAFPRELLDPASLAGAVPGHPNNWSYLAQLTPELAYTVARGRIAGGSTALNGAYYVRPRRADLDEYAALAGVQWSYDECLPAMERAERDLDFGGLSGHGVHGPLPIVRRAESDQHPITAAFAAASRELGFVDETDKNGEQRPGVGMVPMNVADGRRVNTAMAYLYPNLDRPNLAVRGEAQVRRVLLRGTRAAGVELVGGESLWADEVVLSAGAIGSPHLLALSGLGPPEELVAAGIEVVVGLPGVGKGFSDHPEVFVQWTTRRGARLPRPATALEAALNFNSTDSTADGDLELMPLLRPTSALLGIGGGEYAGLRRLAARPVAAVRSIAGMSLRRTASQLAHKHELAVIAAVQRAQSRGSITVTSADPSVAPRLDYHYLEQVDDRRRMREAVRAGVQLLRSPAFGELLGSVTDLDGSTLEDDAALDAWARTHLATAIHACGSCAMGADPEAGAVVDGYGRVHGIDGLRVGDTSILPFAPSRGPAASAVLVGERMAELIRADAN